GTCCACCGTGCACTCGGTGGGGCCGTAGAGATTGACCGCTTCGAGACGCCGGGCGTCGTGTGCGGCCGCCAGCTCCCGCCAGGTGCCCTCCGGTACCGGCTCGCCGCCCATGAACAGCCGGAGCGGCCGTCCCTCGGTGGAGCGTCCGAGCAGGTCCTCGCGGAGCAGCGGCCAGTGCGAGGGGGTCAGGTCGAGGTCGTGCACCCCGTGCTCGTCCAGGACTGCCCGCAGCAGGGCCGGATCGGTGCGCTCCGCCTCGCCCAGGACGACCACGGTGTCGCCCCGGCACACCCGGGCCCACTGCTGGACCGAGGCGTCGAAGGAGACGCTGGCGTTCCAGGCGACGACCCGGTGCCGCCGGTCGTAGAGACCCGCCTCCTCCAGCCCGGCGACCAGTGCCGCCACCGCGCCCCGGGTGGTTTCGACGCCCTTCGGTACGCCCGTGGAGCCGGAGGTGTAGATGACGTACGCCGGGGTCTGAGCGGAGACCGGTACGGGCGGTGGCGGAGTGTGCTCCGGGGTATCCGGGTGGGGTGCGACCGGAAGGGTGCGGACTCCTTCCGGCCACGCCGGGCCGTCGCTGCCACCTGTCAGCACCACGTCGATGCCCGCGTCGCGCACCATCGCGTGCAGGCGTTCCGGCGGATAGGCGGGGTCGAGCGGTACGTAGGCGGCGCCGGTCCGCCAGACGGCGAGCAGTGCGACGACGAGGTCGGTGCCCCGGGGCAGGCTGATCCCGATCCGCCTGCCGGGCACGGCACCGTGACCGGCCAGCACTCCCGCCAACCGGGCGGTGTGCCGGTCGAGTTCGGCGAAGGTGAGCGCACCATGATGGCTGACCGCGATCCGGTCCGGGGCCGCCGCGACGGCCTGCTGGAAGCGGGTCAGCAGATCGACGGTGTGGTCCGGTGCGGTGTGGCGGGGGCCTTCGAGGAGCTCGGTCATGCTGCGCGCTCCTCTCCGGGGGCGGGCGGCACCGTGGGCCGGCAGCCCGCGAGGTCGACGGGTTCGCCCATCGCGACGACGATGCGGCGGTCGCCGCGGAAGGGGTCGCGGCCATGGGTGGCCAGCACGTTGTCGACGAGCAGCACATCGCCCGGCTGCCAGGTCTCGCGCACCGTCGCACCCTCGTAGGCGGCGTTGATGGCGTCGAGTTCGTCGCGGGTCAGCGGCACGCCGTCGCCGAGGCCGGTCTCGAAGGGCAGCCCGTCCGGCCCGAATTCGTCGAGCAGCGCCTCCCGGATCTCCTCGTCCAGCGACCAGGAGTTCCAGAAAGCCATGTGGTTGAACCAGACCTCCTCCCCCGTCTGCGGATGACGGATGATCCCGGGTCGCAGTTGCCGCGTCCGCAGTCCGCCCGAGGCGTCCCATTCGCAGGAGATGAGGTTGTCCGCGCAATACTTCTCGGTCCGCTCGCGGGTGTCGGCGGCGAAGGCGGTGCGCCAGTCCAGGGAGATGTGCTCGGAGTAGTTGCGGGTCAGCAGCCAGCCGGCCGAGCGCATCCGCTCGACGAGCGGGGAGGGTATCCGGCGGAGCACTTCGCGGCAGTCGGCGACCGGTGTCGCGCCGCCCTCCTCCGGTG
This Streptomyces decoyicus DNA region includes the following protein-coding sequences:
- a CDS encoding non-ribosomal peptide synthetase produces the protein MTELLEGPRHTAPDHTVDLLTRFQQAVAAAPDRIAVSHHGALTFAELDRHTARLAGVLAGHGAVPGRRIGISLPRGTDLVVALLAVWRTGAAYVPLDPAYPPERLHAMVRDAGIDVVLTGGSDGPAWPEGVRTLPVAPHPDTPEHTPPPPVPVSAQTPAYVIYTSGSTGVPKGVETTRGAVAALVAGLEEAGLYDRRHRVVAWNASVSFDASVQQWARVCRGDTVVVLGEAERTDPALLRAVLDEHGVHDLDLTPSHWPLLREDLLGRSTEGRPLRLFMGGEPVPEGTWRELAAAHDARRLEAVNLYGPTECTVDVTAAWIEDVAPHIGRPLPGVRCHVLDAALRPVPFGEEGELYLAGRQLAVGYVNRPALTATRFVADPFAADGTRMYRTGDLVRRRPDNSLEYRGRSDRQVKLRGYRVELGDIEAALTAHPGVAAAVVALHSGTAAGEQLAAYYVAATGAAGDTPATGTPTPGTLRAHLAAVLPQFMLPTAYLALDAMPLTVNGKVDLAALPAPEPASAALDSAPEGEAETLIAAVWSEVLGREHIRADDDFFAMGGHSLIALRVVARLKKQLGVAMSAREVYRHPRLRDLARHVESLRTGR
- a CDS encoding TauD/TfdA family dioxygenase yields the protein MSSSRSATAGPPAWTLEPGKPAMAHVPRFADAAEAAEWLGSVHAELRTALHRHGAVYLRGLPVRDVEDFAKVRDVLVPRRTPYREKATPRSSYGNDVYSSTDLPPNQPIRMHNENSYTLTFPGLLLFSCLTAPEEGGATPVADCREVLRRIPSPLVERMRSAGWLLTRNYSEHISLDWRTAFAADTRERTEKYCADNLISCEWDASGGLRTRQLRPGIIRHPQTGEEVWFNHMAFWNSWSLDEEIREALLDEFGPDGLPFETGLGDGVPLTRDELDAINAAYEGATVRETWQPGDVLLVDNVLATHGRDPFRGDRRIVVAMGEPVDLAGCRPTVPPAPGEERAA